GTAGTTGATGTATCCTTCATGGCCGAGAGACTCCCCTTGGCCGGGTTGAGACGGCGCAGCGTAGGCTGCTGCGAGGAAGATCTGGAGAagcaggtttttttttaaattaagtacacCATAAATAATGCTTGATTGATGGGAAGTGACGACCGGGTCTAAAACGGAGCTCACTTATTCAGTCTTGCTTTAATTTGGCCATGATGGTCGCGTTTCTCTTATGCGAAATATTGGTTGCCAAATGACATGATCGGCAAAATAGTTTTCGGCAATGATTTAGAGAACCATAATTATTGCTTAAAGAACAATATTATTTCTAACAAATAACAATTTTCCTACAACTTACAAGCAAGATAATCTTAAACAACTTACGAGAAGTAATTTCATGATGCTAGAAGATCTTTCCACTCTGTTCTCAACTAAAATACTGCGCAATTCGGCactaatgcaaaaaataaacccACTGAAATATTACAGTAATCTACTCTAATTGGCATATTATAAGAGAACCTTGACAATTAATGTGTAATTATGATACCTTTGAtgattagggttccgtacccaatgaGAGATAATCAGGACCCTATTATTAAATTCATGCTATCCGTCCATTTTGTCTGCCAGCGGACAACATGGACTAGTTGTATTGTATCTATTGTATTGCTTATTTTGTATCTCTACAACGGTTAAATACAATCCTTAAAGTCGGTAATAATTAGTATATCtaatgtataatataataaaagaatACTGCATGCATAACAACTTATAAAAAAAGTGGTTAAGCATGAGGCGAACTTAAAGCATAAAattaaaacacttaaaaatcAGTGATGGTACGGAACTCCTTCAGGCGctagtcagactcgcacttggctggttttcGAATACTTTGTgaaataatagtaggtatagcttgtaatttgaaatatttacgATCCCATCCGGCAGAACGCACGCAGTTTTTCAGTATCCATTTAACTGAAGCGGAATAAATCGATGAAAAAATATGatatgattttaataaaaaaacgtattttataTGTTAAGAACTTAGAGGATTataccaacggagacgccatgtctataattttcggtacaaaatagtctgctgtttttttgcgggggaggggcacatacgtaacgtaaacatgaatgtcagataaacgtcagtccatgcatgtggttgacatgtcgttgaccattggccgcctattttcgacagaggggaacgcctgttaatgaccactccgtttggttatactcatactcatactcatttattcataatattcTTCATATATTACATGTCaacatcataaaataaaatacatgttATCATCACATTATtgagaataataaaaaaatgtatgtctagaattaaaattacaataatcatTATGTTCATTAAATTAAAGATACAATTGAAATAATATGTCAAGATTAAAATAGGTATCATGTCATGTTAGTAGGTACACAGTTATAGTTAGgtaataattaattagttaTTGCATTTTTCAATGTCAAATAATTGCATTACAGTATAAAAAGTTCTATCAATAAGCCATTTTTTAAGTTTGTTAATAAACATATTAGTACTATCTAACATTTTGATGTCATTGGGCAATGCATTATAAATCTTTGGACCTAGGACATGCATGGTCTTTGAAGACTTGCTTAGTCTGTGGGGTGCTGGTAGCAATCGTTCCTTACTTCCTAAACGGGTGCGTGTGAGTTTGTTGGTAGCAaaagtgtgtttgtgtgtgtgtacgtGTTTAGCTATGTTGAATATGAATTGTGAGGGTAATGTGAGTATCTTCATGTCTGCGAATAGATGTTTTGCTGACGTACCTGGTGGGGCTCTGGCTATTATTCTTAGGGCACGTTTCTGAAGTACAAAAACTCGATGCCACTCTGCCGCTGTGCCCCATAGTTCCAGGCCGTAGCACATTATAGAATGGAAGAGTGAGAAGTAGGTTGATCGTAGTTCTTTATAAGGTAGTACGTGAGCAAGCTTACCCAAAGCAAAGCATGCACCGGAAAGCTTCTTACAAAGGGTGTCTATGTGTTGGTCCCATTTGAGGGCGGAGTCTAAAGTTAGCCCCAGAAATTTTGCGTGTGGAATTTGTTCTATGGGAGTGTGGTCAATGTGAATTGATAGAGGCCTAGGAGGTCTACCACCTAAGTTGATGTGCATTACTTGTGTTTTCACAAGGTTAAGAACTAGGCCATTAAGACCATTGAAGGCCATATATTCTCTAAGGTTAAGAATGACGAGTATTCTACAATCCAGGTGTACCTTGTACTGCGTTTTTTTCAAATCTAAAGAGATATACaaatagttggtcaaaccaatttgtcagtcagtaagaaccaggaaaactatactcattcttttcttttgggtgctagtactagtgtaagacaaagatagtatgattctctctgtctatgattgaaatgagacagtcctttgacaaactatagttgACCAACTCGTAAAATCCGTCTAAGCTTACTTTGGACTTGAACATAACAAAGTGTGggagtgtcattttaaacgtgagagtcggaccacgctaagttttcatgccaagtgctacgtcaagtatggagaTAATAGGGCTATGTATGCATTCTTACTGtcaagtttgtgcaaagttagcgtGGTCATAGGTAGCCATAGtctattttcatagaaatttgacatgaatATGCCACGCTTCGTCATCACAAATgcaatgcagagttagcttgatCCGACTCTAGATACTCCTTTATAAATCCTGATTAACTGCAGATGTAGTGCTAATTATTTTCTATCGTATTtgcacggaaacgtacgaacgtgtcttgctatttcagtcagtcgcGGTACAAAAGTATTGAGGTTGAACCTTAGTAAacattcatatttatttttcacatttGGGAATGTTCATGTGATGTATAATGATCGGTATATTTTACGATCTTTCTAAAGCATTTGATTGCGTGGATCATGAAATCCTCtttttgaaattagaacatCGTCCATAATATATAACTACTATGATCTAACTGCTCtaagtctttttttttaataccacatcggtggcaaacaagcatacggcccgcttgatggtaagcagtcaccgtagcctatggacgcctgcaactccagaggtgttacatgcgcgttgccgaccttttaaaaacctgttacactccttttttgaataaCCTCATACtttagaccctcgggaaaacctcggaagggagctcattccaagTCTCATCCTAAATCTATTCAgtaaaacacaaaaatattttgtgtggaTACAACTCATCAGTCTAGTGGAACTATGGTGAGATCTTTGGAATGCCGCAGGGTTCTATATTGGACCCACTCCTGTGTTATATAAAATTTTTGTTTCGTGATCTTTGTATACTGTATTTCAAGATAAAtcggaaataaatatttaatagtgtGAAATTAATTTACCACTAATTGATGAGTTTAACTggttaattatataatattaagtaacttTCTGCTACTTAATTCCAATCTTCTGTTTATAAATTATCAAATACGAAATAAAACCTTCATAGatttaattaacaatattttattattaagagataATAAACATGTAcctataataatttttattctCTGACTACATTAGAATGGTAGCCGAGCTATCTATCTGTTAGTGCACGTTGTGCCTCTACGAGTTTTGCCCATACGAGTTTTGCTCCTGCAGGATTGCCCCTGCGAGTTCTGCCCATGCGAGTTTTGCCCCTACGAGTTCTGCTCCTGCGAGTTTTGCCCTTGCGAGTTTTGCCCCTGCGGGTTCTGCCCCAGCTGGTTTTGTATCTGCATCATCTGCTGCATGTTCTGCAACAGCTGCAGATTCTGGAGGTTCCGCTGCATAGTCTctaactgtaattaattaaaataaatcattagtaattacttataaattagcattttatttacatttgctCTTGGTAACTTGGCCGTAACaactattttaaatatatatcgCTGACTTTCATTTCTACACCTCGTTCTAAAGAAAATCTTGcatttttagaaaaaaatatgtatgttttCCAAATATGTAGATCACGAGTGCTCAAACgttaagttatttgttttagttGTAGGACAAGAGAAAGTTATCAGCTGCGCAAGCTTAAGGGTCTTCCTCGAAGGCTGTTTCCTCCCTGTGAGGGGCAGAAGGCAGTTATCACAGCAGTCATCATCATCCATCATGCTCAACAGCAAAACTGAGATGAACTTGTTGATTTTGTGGTTAACGAGAGCCTGGGTTTTGATTAGATTATGCATATAATTAGGTTGGGGATGGTGTGTGCTTACCGTTCTTCTCGACAATCCTCGCGGACCTGCCAACTGCCTCAGCATTTGGGCAAGTTGAATAGTTCTCCTCGAAGGTCGTCGTCTCCTCCCATTGATGGATAGCAGCGAGTCATCATAGTagtcatcatcattcatcatacTCCAGATTAGAGCTGGAATGAACCGCTTGTTGATCGTGTGGCCTGCGAGAGCTTGGGTTTGAGTTGGGGTTTTGGGGTTGGGGACGGTGAATGCGTTGGTTGACGCGATGAGGAGGACTAACTGAAAAGGGTTaggcaagatttaaaaatacttaatgGAAAGGAGTTAGCGTCAAAGGTATTTTTAGCAGTGAATGTGAGGTAAGGAAGGTATAGTATTCATAAGATTGTATTGCCGGATTGTTTATTGTATAGTGcgataaagtagcaccataatgCACAGTAAAAGATATACCTTGCCATTTTTCAGGCCGACGGATAGAAACATATTTCTATAAAAAAGCTAAGCAGCAATAACTGAATAGAGGTACCTATTTTATGATtaacaaattattataaaaaaatttgataatacaaaaaatatacgaTTGACTTGTATGTCACGCTTACTTTTATCAAAAAGGTTTTATCATATTttgttaggtacttaatttttcTAATATAAATATTGACTTCACTAGCTTCAAGATGTTCATTTGATTTTATCTATAACAATTTCGAGTCTATACCAGAAGGTACATTATTGTATGACTTTTATTAAGAGCATtaaaaactttcgcgttttgaaaaCATATTAGAACATTTAAACAGAGacaacaaaatatttaaattcacGATAGGGTCTATCCCGgtttaaatgttttaatatgTGTATGATTTAAAGTCATACCTGGGCATtaactcgttaatccgttaatcgttaattaacgaagttaagttttcgagtaacggattaacttttaagttaactttaaaaacctgtaacggacttgttaacttccgttaacttttcttaagtccgttaatcgttaatacctacgaggggtgttcaaaatattctcggtatgagaatgaaaacaaacaagtacgaaaagtttgatatttttatttttcaatatactccccccctatgttaatccccttaaaagatcgatcaatttttttttttaatccctcataaaaatattttttatctttggtgtaaaaatgctcctccactgcagccttcaatgcttcatcgtcagaaaaaaaaattccacgcagatcctttttaagattggggaacaaaaagaagtcgctgggggctaagtccggactatacggtgggtgagtaacagtttcaaacccacattcaacaatagctgccttggcaatatgagcagtatggacgggggcgttgtcacacagaagcagaacacctttggttaactttcctcgcctcttttctttgattgcatcctttaattgacgtagaatgttagcgtagtactgtcgtgtgatatttacacctttttctttataatcgattagtaatattccttcacaatcccaaaatatcgtggccatgaccttgccagctgaagggacgaccttgaactttttgggatgagctgaacccttaatgtgccactgcatggactcttgtttactctctgggtcataatgatgaacccaggtttcatctccagtaactattctttgcagcacctcattaggattttcaccgcacaggtcaataacatcggaacaacacgctacacgcatgtctttttgaagccgagtcagcattcgcggaacccatcttgcacttacttttgacatattaagatggtcatggataatatcatgtacgataccaatagaaagattggttacttgagctatagattttaccttcactcgaccatcttccaatataagtttttccactttatcaatattttcttgtgaagtagctactacaggccgaccaggtctagggtcatcttcaatactctcccttccacgtttaaattcgcttgaccacttttgaatggtagatagagaaggagcagactcacggtaaacacaatccatttcctcttttatggttttttgatttttaccctgttttgtcgagaatcttatgacgcattgatgttctaatttagttaacattgtcaattcgcacatgatgttcatgtttgttcagcaattgcagaaaaacaaaagaacatctcggttccaattatatttttttttaatgtcaatgaataaaccttagcggccagtaacgaaagaaatttaagaagaggttgtaagatatcaataccgagaatattttgaacgcccctcgtaagtacctactcacaccaAGGCCGCGCGCTGCCTCAAATATAACACTAGTATACCATCGAGTGCTACTGTGGAACGACTGTTTTCGGCGGGAAAAGATATTCTTTCTCCAAAACGGGCGTCGCTATCagacgacaattttaatatgctcatgttcatgaaggggcacatgcaccttatggcagatgctagcgaatgatattttattggctatgctattattaattagtaatgattaccatgttaattagtagattagtcttttataaaaatcaaaatttacgATTATTTCTCCTAGTCTTATTTCTTATTGCGTATATTTACGATTTCGAGTTAAAgattaacgattaactttaacttccgttaaattttttgaaaaataacgtTTTAACGTATAACGaacttaactttttatttaacggattaacgattaacgaagttaactttttgattaacggtgcccagctcTGTTTAAAGTTTCAAACCACTAAAATAATTTACCACAATTAGAGAGTTCATTGTAGATCGGTTCAGGAGCCGCggcacggacggacggacggacgagcGCATAATGGCGTAATTTGTTCatgttataataatatttcaacATAAGTATATTTTGCAGTATATTGGTAAAGAACTTCAgtaaacatatatatatatccgCCACTCCTTGTTATTCATACTAATGAGTACctatacattatattatattacctacttaacAATCCGCTATTTAATGTTGATTGGGAATATatagttttaataaattatcATACACTAAATAAAACCACCTAGTgttgatttgtaatattttattattgaaaagaaataaataaacacattataaaaacataagtaaaGGTAATCAAAAACGGCAAGTGAGTGTGATGTTTTTGAAgagaaataattaataacactAATATACTGTTCAAGAGTACCTAACTAAAGAGTGAAAAAGGTTCCGagcaaaacaaaattaaatagatacctacctaaacaataaaaaacaaaacttaaCCTTTAATAAAACCTTACCAAGTATCAGTCAGAAGTcggaattaaaaaataaatacgcattGAACAGGTCGATTTCTTcgtaagttaaataaaaataataactacAAGTTTTGCCCCTACGAGTTCTGTCCCTGCGTGTTTTGCCCCTGCTGGTTCTGCCCCAGCTGGTTCTGCCCCAGCTGGTTCTGTAGCTGCATCATCTGCTGCATGTTCTGCAACAGCTGCAGATTCTGGAGGTTACTCTGCATATTCTGCATCTGAaatgaattaaaattaattatgaaTATTTGACAATTTGAAAATTTCAATAGCTGGGAAAGTCTTCGAAAATTGTCCCAAAGAACATAAGAAATCGAGATCTTTTCACATGGAAAGGCTCATAGGAACTACTACAAATACTACAGTAATGTATACAAATCGCGCAATTCTGGAGTACCATTTTCAGTGGTTCCACTATATCAAATTACACTTTTTGATTTGTTGACGAAAATCTATaagaacttggctggacacgctaccgcgtgtctagataaagattgttgttttttattcaggaaaaaaataaaactggaAACATGTTCATCCTTAGTTTATACTTACTTAGTTCGTGATCAGCAACGCAGGCTTCTtcacctacaaaaaaaatgatgTAATCCACTTCAGGCTTTTTCAATCTTAACCACTAAATTAATAAACTAGTCTAAGGTGCCACCTCGGACCGTAGCCGTAGTTACAAACGTCCCCACGACACTGGCACCCCACGACGTCGCCGCGTTGAATTGTCGCAACCACGTTGCAACTCCTATGTCTTAGTCGCCGACTCAATTCCCGCATTAACTCCTTGGCCTCCGCACCCCAAGATCCTGCAGTTTCCACAGCAACTGgtgtataatatatatatcaTCAGCATACCTGTCCTCTCGTCAATCCTCGTGGCCCAGCCAACTGCCTCATCATCTGCGCAAGCTGCAGATGTCTCCTCGAAGGTCGTCTCCTCCCAATTATGGACGGGAGATCGTCATCGAAGTAGTCATCGTCGTCCATCATGCTCATCAGCAAGGCGGAGATGAACCGCTTGTTGATCTTGTGGTCTTCTAGAGCTTGAGCTTTGACTGGGGTTTTGGGGTTGGGGATGGTGAACGCGTGGATTGACGCGATGAGGAGGACTAACTGAAAAGTTTAggcaagtttaaaaaaatactttattcgTTTTGATGGTAACGTTCTTCTAGAGAACCCTTAAAACTTTTCGATTTCTATGACATTTGAAAAAGACGCCAATGATGGACGTAAATGGGAAATGAAACAATCGTCAACAGTTAAGAACATtgagcaataaaaaaaatcccttaTCTGAACGGGAACTTTCTAAGTGGAATCTATATCATGAAAATTTCCAGAACTTTTAGGATTATTTTTCAGTGTCATGCAACTTACAAATTGCTACTTTTAAGATATtcaaggtggtggtactagtgcttgACATGCTaataatgcccaatagatgacaccctgctgttagagatgtgcgccgatggcaaaatcatcggcggcggcgtccgatgattttatgaccggcggcggcggcgtgatcggcgtgaaatcggcgtggcataatttttgatactgcatgagaacgtggctgtagaaactctacattaaagccttctgaagtatttactaggctatccaaaacatattatgtgtgttttctaaattattgccgaaaattattacccatcatgtcacttggcaactatctatttattaccaataccaaacgaacggttaccaacggtatgtttaaatattaaaataagaaagATACTTTAAAAcactacattttaggcagtatttttacttactttgtaagcggaatacaaataaaacacaaaaaaaatatttataagttaagtcttaaatctatattgacttttcccagccgctgtcgcctcacctaggatttgttacgaaataatgatgaactacataCTTAACATTTGTCTcaactgaagtttaacagaaatgtatgttagaataaagatgtcatcgttttcgaaagtaaacgtctctggcaggttgattcgctcaacagaatgtctttgaagtgtcccgttttatggaatattaaggtcaactttgttttctttactgctagcttagtgatgatacttggtgatttaagttcctataagtaggtataattgtttaggTAACATAGCTCAATACGTAGCTTTAgcctgacttttataattttgattgaaatacatattgttaaataaaagaagctgataatcacataaaagaattgatcgtgtgtaattttaaatgaaattgtatattatgtgataaataaatcaaatcatatctATCAAATGATGACCCTTATACGTG
The window above is part of the Cydia splendana chromosome 19, ilCydSple1.2, whole genome shotgun sequence genome. Proteins encoded here:
- the LOC134800396 gene encoding uncharacterized protein LOC134800396; this encodes MKSLILLVLLIASIHAFTIPNPKTPVKAQALEDHKINKRFISALLMSMMDDDDYFDDDLPSIIGRRRPSRRHLQLAQMMRQLAGPRGLTRGQMQNMQSNLQNLQLLQNMQQMMQLQNQLGQNQLGQNQQGQNTQGQNS